One Euphorbia lathyris chromosome 1, ddEupLath1.1, whole genome shotgun sequence DNA segment encodes these proteins:
- the LOC136235654 gene encoding fructose-bisphosphate aldolase 3, chloroplastic: protein MASASFAKLNSASSSWIGQQSFGQRNGSSSTRFATRRVSLPIRATSYKDELVQTAKSVASPGRGILAIDESNATCGKRLASIGLDNTEVNRQAYRQLLLTTPGLGEYISGAILFEETLYQSTTDGKKFVDCLRDENIVPGIKVDKGLVPLPGSNNESWCQGLDGLASRSAEYYKQGARFAKWRTVVSIPCGPSALAVKEAAWGLARYAAISQDNGLVPIVEPEILLDGDHGIDRTLEVAEKVWAEVFFYLAENNVVFEGILLKPSMVTPGAEHKEKASPETIAKYTLTMLKRRVPPAVPGIMFLSGGQSEAEATLNLNAMNQSPNPWHVSFSYARALQNTVLKTWQGSPEKIEAAQKSLLVRAKANSLAQLGRYSAEGESEEAKKGMFVKGYTY from the exons ATGGCCTCTGCAAGCTTTGCGAAGTTGAATTCTGCTTCTTCTTCCTGGATCGGTCAGCAGTCTTTTGGTCAGCGAAATGGATCATCCTCAACTCGCTTTGCTACACGCCGTGTCTCTCTCCCGATCCGTGCCACATCTTACAAGGATGAACTCGTCCAGACTGCT AAATCTGTTGCATCACCTGGTCGTGGTATCCTTGCCATTGATGAATCAAATGCTACTTGTGGGAAGAGACTGGCATCTATCGGCCTAGACAACACTGAGGTGAACCGACAAGCATACAGACAACTTTTGTTGACCACTCCTGGCCTCGGCGAATATATCTCTGGTGCCATTCTTTTTGAGGAAACTCTCTACCAGTCTACTACTGATGGAAAGAAGTTTGTGGACTGCTTGCGTGATGAAAACATTGTGCCCGGCATCAAAGTTGACAAG GGTTTGGTACCTCTTCCAGGATCAAATAACGAGTCTTGGTGCCAAGGCTTGGATGGATTAGCTTCAAGATCTGCTGAATACTACAAGCAAGGTGCTCGTTTTGCCAAGTG GAGGACAGTTGTTAGTATTCCTTGTGGTCCTTCTGCTCTGGCTGTTAAGGAAGCTGCATGGGGACTTGCACGCTATGCTGCCATTTCTCAG GATAATGGACTTGTGCCCATAGTTGAACCTGAGATTCTTCTTGATGGGGACCATGGAATTGATAGAACACTCGAAGTTGCCGAGAAGGTGTGGGCAGAAGTCTTTTTCTATTTGGCAGAAAACAATGTTGTATTCGAAGGTATCTTGCTTAAGCCAAGCATGGTAACACCAGGCGCTGAACACAAGGAGAAGGCTTCTCCAGAGACCATAGCCAAATACACACTCACAATGCTTAAAAGAAGAGTACCACCTGCAGTTCCTGGAATCATG TTTTTGTCGGGGGGACAATCTGAAGCGGAAGCAACCCTGAACCTCAATGCGATGAACCAAAGCCCCAACCCATGGCATGTGTCTTTCTCATATGCACGTGCATTGCAAAACACTGTGCTTAAGACATGGCAAGGAAGTCCTGAGAAGATTGAAGCTGCACAGAAGTCGCTTTTGGTGCGTGCCAAGGCAAACTCCCTAGCCCAGCTTGGAAGGTACTCTGCTGAGGGTGAGAGCGAGGAAGCTAAAAAGGGGATGTTTGTGAAAGGCTATACCTATTAA